One Vigna unguiculata cultivar IT97K-499-35 chromosome 7, ASM411807v1, whole genome shotgun sequence genomic region harbors:
- the LOC114191979 gene encoding gamma-tubulin complex component 4 homolog: MLHELLLALLGYTGDLIVDRRDHLTAEAPISDECTFKLAPDISFIDPSDRELIERIIVLGFYYREMERFSAKCRNLSWIRSANTNPLEKKEKGSVYRRALANGIVEVLSVYRSAVLHIEQKLLSETMPILATVTQGLNKFFCLLPPLYELILEIERDDIRGGQLLNLLHKRCHCGVPELQTCMQRLLWHGHQVMYNQLASWMVYGILQDQHGEFFIRRQEDRDVGSNSSHPDISEKLARMSIDDASLSDWHLGFHISLDMLPEYIPMRVAESILFAGKAVRVLRNPSPSFKSGDAVHPQMPKSLQKIHGLAGRFHFHREPAINMGIGDDLLPQTEADKIEAMLLNLKESSEFHKRSFECAVDSVQTIAASHLWQLVVVRADLNGHLKALKDYFLLAKGDLFQCFLEESRQLMRLPPRQSTAEADLTVPFQLAALKTIGEEDKYFSKVSLRMPSFGITVKPSLIDLPKPTSSVDGGIGASLSNALSEVSVDGWDGIALGYSVDWPLHLFFTQEVLSKYLRIFQYLLRLKRTQMELEKLWASVMHQYHSDFAKRRNDQEKSSETQQKQQRFRPMWRVREHMAFLIRNLQFYIQVDVIESQWNILQSHIQESHDFTELVGFHQEYLSALISQTFLDIGSVSRILDSIMKLCLQFCWNIENQDNSSNTSELEHIAEEFNKKSNSLYTILRSSRLAGSQRAPFLRRFLLRLNLNSFFESTARGVLNVVRPRPTLPALNQQ, encoded by the exons ATGTTGCACGAGCTTTTGCTAGCATTACTGGGCTACACCGGTGACTTAATCGTCGACCGGCGGGACCACCTCACCGCCGAAGCCCCCATTTCCGACGAATGCACCTTCAAGCTCGCTCCCGACATCTCTTTTATCGACCCAAGCGACAG GGAACTTATTGAGAGGATCATCGTGTTGGGGTTTTATTATAGGGAGATGGAGCGGTTTTCAGCCAAGTGCAGGAATTTAAGTTGGATAAGGTCTGCGAATACGAATCCTTTAGAGAAAAAGGAGAAGGGAAGTGTGTATCGTAGGGCCCTAGCCAATGGCATTGTGGAAGTGCTCTCAGTTTATAGGTCTGCGGTTCTGCATATTGAACAGAAGTTATTGTCCGAAACCATGCCTATCTTGGCGACAGTTACTCAGGGCCTTAACAAG TTTTTTTGCCTTTTGCCTCCTCTTTACGAACTCATCCTGGAGATTGAGCGTGATGATATTCGAGGAGGTCAACTTCTTAATCTTCTGCATAAAAGATGCCATTGTGGGGTGCCTGAGTTACAGACTTGCATGCAAAG GCTTCTTTGGCATGGACACCAGGTCATGTATAACCAGCTTGCATCGTGGATGGTCTATGGGATTCTTCAAGACCAGCATGGAGAATTTTTCATTAGGAG GCAAGAAGATAGAGATGTAGGAAGCAACTCATCTCATCCAGATATCTCTGAAAAGTTGGCACGCATGTCAATCGATGATGCATCATTGTCTGATTGGCACTTGGGCTTTCATATTTCTTTG GATATGCTGCCAGAATATATACCTATGCGTGTTGCTGAGTCAATTCTTTTTGCTGGAAAGGCTGTTAGGGTTCTACGAAATCCAAGTCCTTCCTTCAAGTCAGGGGATGCTGTGCATCCTCAAATGCCTAAAAGTTTGCAGAAGATACATGGATTAGCAGGGCGTTTTCATTTTCATAGGGAACCTGCAATTAATATGGGAATAGGAGATGATTTGCTTCCACAAACTGAGGCAGATAAGATTGAAGCAATGCTTCTGAACCTAAAG GAATCATCTGAATTTCATAAAAGATCATTTGAATGTGCTGTGGACTCTGTTCAGACTATTGCAGCCAGTCATCTCTGGCAG CTTGTGGTTGTACGTGCTGACTTGAATGGCCACTTGAAGGCATTAAAAGACTATTTTCTATTGGCAAAAGGAGATTTGTTCCAG TGTTTCCTTGAGGAAAGTCGTCAGTTAATGCGACTGCCGCCACGCCAGTCAACAGCTGAAGCTGATCTTACTGTCCCATTTCAGCTG GCTGCATTAAAAACTATTGGTGAAGAagacaaatatttttctaaagtgTCTCTGCG GATGCCTTCTTTCGGAATCACAGTTAAACCTTCCCTAATAGATTTACCAAAGCCAACCTCTTCTGTGGATGGTGGCATTGGTGCTTCACTTTCAAATGCTTTATCAGAAGTGTCAGTAGATGGTTGGGATGGTATTGCACTTGGGTATTCTGTTGATTGGCCTTTACATTTGTTCTTTACTCAAGAAGTCCTGTCTAA GTACCTTAGAATATTCCAATACTTACTGCGGCTCAAACGAACACAAATGGAGTTGGAGAAACTATGGGCATCTGTAATGCACCAATATCATAGTGATTTTGCCAAACGCCGAAATGATCAAGAGAAGAGCTCAGAAACCCAGCAGAAACAACAGAGATTTCGACCAATGTGGCGTGTCAGAGAACACATGGCATTCTTGATCAGAAATCTCCAATTTTATATTCAG GTTGATGTGATAGAGTCTCAATGGAATATTTTGCAATCTCATATTCAAGAGTCTCATGATTTTACAGAACTTGTGGGCTTTCATCAAGA GTATCTGTCAGCCTTGATTTCACAAACTTTCTTGGACATTGGTTCTGTGTCGAGGATACTGGATAGTATCATGAAGCTTTGCTTGCAATTTTGCTGGAATATCGAGAACCAAGATAACAGTTCAAATACTTCTGAACTGGAACATATAGCTGAG GAATTCAACAAGAAATCAAATTCCTTGTACACTATACTGCGCAGTAGCAGACTTGCTGGAAGTCAGCGAGCCCCGTTTTTGAGACGATTTCTCTTGCGATTGAATCTGAATTCCTTCTTTGAG TCAACTGCAAGAGGAGTTCTGAATGTTGTTAGGCCACGCCCTACACTTCCTGCTTTAAACCAACAGTAG